A stretch of the Metopolophium dirhodum isolate CAU chromosome 8, ASM1992520v1, whole genome shotgun sequence genome encodes the following:
- the LOC132949969 gene encoding uncharacterized protein LOC132949969 gives MASHSDKLDMLLVFNECHRNSRQAAQLYAERYPNRYQPAHNYFLRLENQIRTYGSFGNRGNRRQIPQAQAEVNEETEIQVLAYVQINPRLSIRHVANEVGINPRKVQDGAPAHNAIVVRQYLNDQFGNNWMGTNGPIAWPARSPDLTPLDFFLWGHLKTVVYADPPINLQHLKQKITEACSKLTKEQITAASQDEVKRRLQSCLLNNGENFEQFIR, from the exons atggcTAGTCATAGTGACAAATTGGatatgttattagtttttaatgagTGCCATCGAAATTCTCGCCAAGCTGCACAATTATACGCTGAAAGATATCCTAATAGATATCAACCAgcgcataattattttttaaggctCGAAAACCAGATCCGAACTTATGGTTCATTTGGAAATAGAGGTAATCGTCGTCAAATACCACAAGCACAGGCTGAAGTTAACGAAGAAACTGAAATACAAGTATTGGCGTATGTTCAAATTAACCCACGATTATCCATACGTCATGTTGCAAATGAAGTTGGAATTAACCCACGCAAGgtac AAGATGGTGCTCCAGCACATAATGCTATTGTTGTTAGACAATACCTCAACGatcaatttggaaataattggaTGGGAACAAATGGACCGATAGCTTGGCCAGCGCGTTCACCAGATTTGACACcacttgatttttttctttgggGTCATTTAAAAACTGTAGTTTATGCTGACCCACCAATTAACCTTcagcatttaaaacaaaaaatcaccGAAGCATGCTCAAAACTGACCAAGGAACAAATAACGGCAGCTTCTCAAGACGAAGTTAAGCGCCGCTTACAATCATGTTTACTTAACAACGGGGAAAACTTCGAACAATTTATAAggtga